Part of the Paenibacillus sp. JNUCC32 genome is shown below.
CCAGGCTGTTGAACGAATATGGGCTGAGCGGATTAACCATGAGGGCACCTGCTGCCGTCAACCGGTCCGGACCGGTTGCAGCCTCGGAGAACGATACATCGGATGAAGGGGCCAACGATCACCCTGCGAGGGAATGGGCTGCTCCTGTACGTCCAAGGAAGCTTCCTCAACCGGCGGCCCCGGTTTCCGGAGAGGAGCTTACTCCCGCTGTTGAGCAGCTATCCTTTCCTTTTTGACGCTGCCTTACCCTTTGGCTTCAGATGCCGGATGACATTCTCGATCGGTTGGGGCGGCAGGGTCTGCAGCAGGTCGCCCTTTTCCCTCAGCCGTTCTTCGATGTTCAGCAGGTGAAACTCCGTGGGAGAAACGTCCTGGCGGACTTCGTCCCACGTGAGCGGCGTGGAGACGGTCCCGAGCCGCCGGGCCCGCGGGGTATAAGGAGCGGCGAGCGTCCTCCCGCTGTAGTGCTGAAGATAATCGAAGTAGATTTTATCGCCGCGGTTCTTCTTCAGCCGCTCGATGGTGAACAGCTTCGGGAACTTCTCCGTCACGTATTGGCCCACGAATTGGCCAACCGTTCGAAGTTCATCGAACGTTACGCCTTCCGGAATCGGAACGATGATCTGCACTCCGGTCGCTCCCGAGGTTTTTGGGACGGAGGACAGGCCCAGGGAGCTCAGCACGTCCCCTACAATGGCCGTCGCCTCCATAATCCGGGGCTCCTCCGGGAGCGTGGGATCCAAATCGATCATCCATTCGCAGGGCAGATGGCTGCCTGCCAGATGCAGGGAAGGGTGAAACTCAAGCGCAGCCAGATTCCCCAGCCAGAGCAGCTCCGGCAGCCCGTTGAGCAGCACGTAGTTAATATTTTCGTGCACATAAGTCTGAACAAAGGGCGGCAGCGGCTCGGGTGCGTTTTTCTGGTAGAAGGATTCGCCTTGGGCTCCGTGCGGATACCGGATGGTCGTGAGCAGCCTGCCCCGGCAGTACCGGAGCAAGAAAGGCGAGATGGCCGCAAGCTTTTGCAAATACATTGCCTTGGTAATGCCGACCTCCGGCCACAGCGGTTTGTCGGGATTTGTAATT
Proteins encoded:
- the ligD gene encoding non-homologous end-joining DNA ligase; the encoded protein is MARTVKGTLTIEGQEIQITNPDKPLWPEVGITKAMYLQKLAAISPFLLRYCRGRLLTTIRYPHGAQGESFYQKNAPEPLPPFVQTYVHENINYVLLNGLPELLWLGNLAALEFHPSLHLAGSHLPCEWMIDLDPTLPEEPRIMEATAIVGDVLSSLGLSSVPKTSGATGVQIIVPIPEGVTFDELRTVGQFVGQYVTEKFPKLFTIERLKKNRGDKIYFDYLQHYSGRTLAAPYTPRARRLGTVSTPLTWDEVRQDVSPTEFHLLNIEERLREKGDLLQTLPPQPIENVIRHLKPKGKAASKRKG